In Syngnathus acus chromosome 21, fSynAcu1.2, whole genome shotgun sequence, one genomic interval encodes:
- the stat4 gene encoding signal transducer and activator of transcription 4 isoform X2 yields the protein MSQWKQIQQLEMRLLERVDELYDDNFPMDIRQGLACWIEAQDWESASANVSMAAVLYSNMLSQVEVALSQELNFLHRHNMRITQQHLQMKYASNPVAMSREIANCLEEERRILSSACMQQQSPLEKSLQLQNSAVLERQKNLDHRLGMIRTGVQIMEQGVKCIENMQDDFDFRYKTLQSREPSERNSELMKQEVTRLQEILNRLDFKRKETLSKMAVVIQEIDDLMSSQLSVELRDWKRQQQLAVIGSPLLTGLDQLQSWFTLTAQSLFQLKRQLDKLGELVLKVTYESDPIPAQKPRMEERLKCLIYHIIKNSFVVEQQPCMATHPQKPLVIKTGVQFITKVRLLVKLPAVDYQLKVKTTFDKDLPPGRVSRQFFIVTNTTKVMDVDEVNGCLSAEFRHGLKEKKCGNSAKSKESLLFVTEELHSLSFEAHLTTQGLNIDLETCSLPLVVISNGIQMPGAWASIMWFNLLSHEPQNLAFFGSPPPATWAQLSEVLSWQFCTNSAQGLNKEQIDMLGEKLLGQHCSNSDQVHWSKFSKENIPGKPFSFWVWLDSILELIRKHLLPVWNQNYIMGFVSKEKERTLLREKESGTFLLRFSESHLGGITFTWVQLGDNGEATFNSVEPYTKSLLSTLPFPDIIRNYKVISDGLVPTNPLKFLYPDIPKDKAFGQLYNNLPSKANPYIPSTLIPCSEMRSNVSPPSAPCDSPEPPMTPGEFDMLNQTLCFDMDVMNSPY from the exons ATGAGCCAGTGGAAGCAAATTCAGCAGCTGGAGATGAGACTGCTGGAGCGTGTGGATGAGTTGTATGATGATAATTTTCCGATGGACATCAGGCAGGGTCTGGCCTGTTGGATCGAGGCACAGGATTG GGAGTCGGCGTCTGCCAACGTCTCCATGGCGGCGGTGCTGTATTCCAACATGTTGTCCCAGGTGGAGGTGGCACTGTCTCAGGAGCTCAACTTCCTGCACAGACACAACATGAGGATTACGCAACAGCATTTACAG ATGAAATACGCCAGCAACCCGGTGGCCATGTCTAGAGAGATCGCCAACTGCCTCGAAGAAGAACGGCGGATCCTCTCCAGTGCTTGCATGCAGCAGCAG AGCCCACTGGAGAAATCACTACAACTGCAAAATTCGGCGGTCCTCGAGAGGCAAAAGAACTTGGACCACAGACTCGGGATGATCCGGACTGGTGTGCAG ATCATGGAGCAAGGAGTCAAGTGCATCGAGAACATGCAGGATGATTTTGATTTCCGCTACAAGACCCTGCAGTCTCGAG AGCCATCGGAGAGGAACTCTGAGTTGATGAAACAGGAAGTAACCAGACTACAGGAAATACTCAACAGACTCGATTTCAAAAGGAAG GAAACCTTGTCCAAGATGGCCGTGGTCATCCAGGAGATCGACGACCTGATGAGTTCTCAGCTCAGCGTTGAGCTTCGGGACTGGAAGCGCCAACAGCAATTGGCCGTCATCGGGAGTCCGCTGCTCACCGGCcttgaccagctgcagagtTG GTTCACTCTGACGGCGCAGAGTCTGTTCCAGCTCAAGCGGCAACTGGACAAGCTCGGCGAGCTGGTTTTGAAAGTCACCTACGAGAGCGACCCCATCCCCGCGCAGAAGCCTCGCATGGAGGAACGCCTCAAATGCCTCATCTATCACATCATCAAGAA TTCCTTTGTGGTGGAGCAGCAGCCCTGCATGGCCACGCATCCGCAGAAACCGCTGGTCATCAAGACCGGGGTGCAGTTCATCACGAAAGTCAG GCTCCTGGTGAAACTTCCAGCGGTGGATTATCAGCTCAAAGTGAAAACAACGTTTGACAA GGACCTCCCCCCCGGCCGTGT AAGTCGCCAGTTTTTCATCGTGACCAATACCACCAAAGTCATGGACGTGGACGAGGTCAACGGCTGCCTTTCCGCCGAGTTCCGACACGGG ctgaaggagaagaagTGCGGCAATTCCGCGAAGAGCAAAGAG AGTCTGCTTTTTGTAACAGAAGAGCTTCACTCTCTGAGTTTTGAGGCCCACTTGACAACGCAGGGCCTCAACATTGACTTGGAG ACGTGTTCCCTGCCCCTGGTGGTCATTTCCAACGGGATTCAGATGCCGGGCGCCTGGGCCTCCATCATGTGGTTCAACCTTTTGAGTCACGAGCCCCAG AATTTGGCCTTTTTTGGCAGTCCGCCGCCAGCCACCTGGGCTCAGCTGTCTGAGGTTCTTAGCTGGCAGTTCTGCACTAACTCCGCTCAGGGTCTCAACAAGGAACAGATTGACATGTTGGGAGAAAAGCTTCTTG GTCAACACTGCTCCAATAGTGACCAAGTCCACTGGTCCAAGTTTTCCAAG GAGAATATTCCAGGCAAGCCTTTCAGTTTCTGGGTATGGCTGGACTCTATTCTGGAATTGATCAGGAAGCACTTGCTGCCTGTGTGGAACCAAAA ctACATCATGGGATTTGTGAGTAAAGAGAAAGAGCGCACTCTGTTGCGGGAGAAGGAGTCGGGCACCTTCCTCCTGCGCTTCAGCGAGAGCCATCTTGGAGGAATCACCTTCACCTGGGTGCAGCTTGGCGACAACG GAGAAGCGACGTTCAACTCAGTTGAGCCGTACACCAAAAGCTTGCTGAGCACGCTCCCCTTTCCTGACATCATCCGGAACTACAAAGTGATCTCCGATGGGCTGGTCCCCACCAACCCGCTCAAGTTCCTCTATCCTGACATTCCTAAAGATAAGGCCTTTGGGCAGCTTTACAACAATCTACCAAGCAAAG CTAATCCATACATACCGTCCACTCTGATCCCCTGCTCGGAAATGCG CTCCAACGTGAGCCCCCCGTCGGCCCCTTGTGATTCGCCCGAGCCACCCATGACCCCGGGAGAGTTTGACATGCTTAACCAGACCCTGTGCTTCGACATGGACGTT atgAATTCTCCCTATTGA
- the stat4 gene encoding signal transducer and activator of transcription 4 isoform X4 → MSQWKQIQQLEMRLLERVDELYDDNFPMDIRQGLACWIEAQDWESASANVSMAAVLYSNMLSQVEVALSQELNFLHRHNMRITQQHLQMKYASNPVAMSREIANCLEEERRILSSACMQQQSPLEKSLQLQNSAVLERQKNLDHRLGMIRTGVQIMEQGVKCIENMQDDFDFRYKTLQSREPSERNSELMKQEVTRLQEILNRLDFKRKETLSKMAVVIQEIDDLMSSQLSVELRDWKRQQQLAVIGSPLLTGLDQLQSWFTLTAQSLFQLKRQLDKLGELVLKVTYESDPIPAQKPRMEERLKCLIYHIIKNSFVVEQQPCMATHPQKPLVIKTGVQFITKVRLLVKLPAVDYQLKVKTTFDKDLPPGRVSRQFFIVTNTTKVMDVDEVNGCLSAEFRHGLKEKKCGNSAKSKESLLFVTEELHSLSFEAHLTTQGLNIDLETCSLPLVVISNGIQMPGAWASIMWFNLLSHEPQNLAFFGSPPPATWAQLSEVLSWQFCTNSAQGLNKEQIDMLGEKLLGQHCSNSDQVHWSKFSKENIPGKPFSFWVWLDSILELIRKHLLPVWNQNYIMGFVSKEKERTLLREKESGTFLLRFSESHLGGITFTWVQLGDNGEATFNSVEPYTKSLLSTLPFPDIIRNYKVISDGLVPTNPLKFLYPDIPKDKAFGQLYNNLPSKANPYIPSTLIPCSEMR, encoded by the exons ATGAGCCAGTGGAAGCAAATTCAGCAGCTGGAGATGAGACTGCTGGAGCGTGTGGATGAGTTGTATGATGATAATTTTCCGATGGACATCAGGCAGGGTCTGGCCTGTTGGATCGAGGCACAGGATTG GGAGTCGGCGTCTGCCAACGTCTCCATGGCGGCGGTGCTGTATTCCAACATGTTGTCCCAGGTGGAGGTGGCACTGTCTCAGGAGCTCAACTTCCTGCACAGACACAACATGAGGATTACGCAACAGCATTTACAG ATGAAATACGCCAGCAACCCGGTGGCCATGTCTAGAGAGATCGCCAACTGCCTCGAAGAAGAACGGCGGATCCTCTCCAGTGCTTGCATGCAGCAGCAG AGCCCACTGGAGAAATCACTACAACTGCAAAATTCGGCGGTCCTCGAGAGGCAAAAGAACTTGGACCACAGACTCGGGATGATCCGGACTGGTGTGCAG ATCATGGAGCAAGGAGTCAAGTGCATCGAGAACATGCAGGATGATTTTGATTTCCGCTACAAGACCCTGCAGTCTCGAG AGCCATCGGAGAGGAACTCTGAGTTGATGAAACAGGAAGTAACCAGACTACAGGAAATACTCAACAGACTCGATTTCAAAAGGAAG GAAACCTTGTCCAAGATGGCCGTGGTCATCCAGGAGATCGACGACCTGATGAGTTCTCAGCTCAGCGTTGAGCTTCGGGACTGGAAGCGCCAACAGCAATTGGCCGTCATCGGGAGTCCGCTGCTCACCGGCcttgaccagctgcagagtTG GTTCACTCTGACGGCGCAGAGTCTGTTCCAGCTCAAGCGGCAACTGGACAAGCTCGGCGAGCTGGTTTTGAAAGTCACCTACGAGAGCGACCCCATCCCCGCGCAGAAGCCTCGCATGGAGGAACGCCTCAAATGCCTCATCTATCACATCATCAAGAA TTCCTTTGTGGTGGAGCAGCAGCCCTGCATGGCCACGCATCCGCAGAAACCGCTGGTCATCAAGACCGGGGTGCAGTTCATCACGAAAGTCAG GCTCCTGGTGAAACTTCCAGCGGTGGATTATCAGCTCAAAGTGAAAACAACGTTTGACAA GGACCTCCCCCCCGGCCGTGT AAGTCGCCAGTTTTTCATCGTGACCAATACCACCAAAGTCATGGACGTGGACGAGGTCAACGGCTGCCTTTCCGCCGAGTTCCGACACGGG ctgaaggagaagaagTGCGGCAATTCCGCGAAGAGCAAAGAG AGTCTGCTTTTTGTAACAGAAGAGCTTCACTCTCTGAGTTTTGAGGCCCACTTGACAACGCAGGGCCTCAACATTGACTTGGAG ACGTGTTCCCTGCCCCTGGTGGTCATTTCCAACGGGATTCAGATGCCGGGCGCCTGGGCCTCCATCATGTGGTTCAACCTTTTGAGTCACGAGCCCCAG AATTTGGCCTTTTTTGGCAGTCCGCCGCCAGCCACCTGGGCTCAGCTGTCTGAGGTTCTTAGCTGGCAGTTCTGCACTAACTCCGCTCAGGGTCTCAACAAGGAACAGATTGACATGTTGGGAGAAAAGCTTCTTG GTCAACACTGCTCCAATAGTGACCAAGTCCACTGGTCCAAGTTTTCCAAG GAGAATATTCCAGGCAAGCCTTTCAGTTTCTGGGTATGGCTGGACTCTATTCTGGAATTGATCAGGAAGCACTTGCTGCCTGTGTGGAACCAAAA ctACATCATGGGATTTGTGAGTAAAGAGAAAGAGCGCACTCTGTTGCGGGAGAAGGAGTCGGGCACCTTCCTCCTGCGCTTCAGCGAGAGCCATCTTGGAGGAATCACCTTCACCTGGGTGCAGCTTGGCGACAACG GAGAAGCGACGTTCAACTCAGTTGAGCCGTACACCAAAAGCTTGCTGAGCACGCTCCCCTTTCCTGACATCATCCGGAACTACAAAGTGATCTCCGATGGGCTGGTCCCCACCAACCCGCTCAAGTTCCTCTATCCTGACATTCCTAAAGATAAGGCCTTTGGGCAGCTTTACAACAATCTACCAAGCAAAG CTAATCCATACATACCGTCCACTCTGATCCCCTGCTCGGAAATGCGGTGA
- the stat4 gene encoding signal transducer and activator of transcription 4 isoform X3, translating to MSQWKQIQQLEMRLLERVDELYDDNFPMDIRQGLACWIEAQDWESASANVSMAAVLYSNMLSQVEVALSQELNFLHRHNMRITQQHLQMKYASNPVAMSREIANCLEEERRILSSACMQQQSPLEKSLQLQNSAVLERQKNLDHRLGMIRTGVQIMEQGVKCIENMQDDFDFRYKTLQSREPSERNSELMKQEVTRLQEILNRLDFKRKETLSKMAVVIQEIDDLMSSQLSVELRDWKRQQQLAVIGSPLLTGLDQLQSWFTLTAQSLFQLKRQLDKLGELVLKVTYESDPIPAQKPRMEERLKCLIYHIIKNSFVVEQQPCMATHPQKPLVIKTGVQFITKVRLLVKLPAVDYQLKVKTTFDKDLPPGRVRQFFIVTNTTKVMDVDEVNGCLSAEFRHGLKEKKCGNSAKSKESLLFVTEELHSLSFEAHLTTQGLNIDLETCSLPLVVISNGIQMPGAWASIMWFNLLSHEPQNLAFFGSPPPATWAQLSEVLSWQFCTNSAQGLNKEQIDMLGEKLLGQHCSNSDQVHWSKFSKENIPGKPFSFWVWLDSILELIRKHLLPVWNQNYIMGFVSKEKERTLLREKESGTFLLRFSESHLGGITFTWVQLGDNGEATFNSVEPYTKSLLSTLPFPDIIRNYKVISDGLVPTNPLKFLYPDIPKDKAFGQLYNNLPSKANPYIPSTLIPCSEMRSSNVSPPSAPCDSPEPPMTPGEFDMLNQTLCFDMDVMNSPY from the exons ATGAGCCAGTGGAAGCAAATTCAGCAGCTGGAGATGAGACTGCTGGAGCGTGTGGATGAGTTGTATGATGATAATTTTCCGATGGACATCAGGCAGGGTCTGGCCTGTTGGATCGAGGCACAGGATTG GGAGTCGGCGTCTGCCAACGTCTCCATGGCGGCGGTGCTGTATTCCAACATGTTGTCCCAGGTGGAGGTGGCACTGTCTCAGGAGCTCAACTTCCTGCACAGACACAACATGAGGATTACGCAACAGCATTTACAG ATGAAATACGCCAGCAACCCGGTGGCCATGTCTAGAGAGATCGCCAACTGCCTCGAAGAAGAACGGCGGATCCTCTCCAGTGCTTGCATGCAGCAGCAG AGCCCACTGGAGAAATCACTACAACTGCAAAATTCGGCGGTCCTCGAGAGGCAAAAGAACTTGGACCACAGACTCGGGATGATCCGGACTGGTGTGCAG ATCATGGAGCAAGGAGTCAAGTGCATCGAGAACATGCAGGATGATTTTGATTTCCGCTACAAGACCCTGCAGTCTCGAG AGCCATCGGAGAGGAACTCTGAGTTGATGAAACAGGAAGTAACCAGACTACAGGAAATACTCAACAGACTCGATTTCAAAAGGAAG GAAACCTTGTCCAAGATGGCCGTGGTCATCCAGGAGATCGACGACCTGATGAGTTCTCAGCTCAGCGTTGAGCTTCGGGACTGGAAGCGCCAACAGCAATTGGCCGTCATCGGGAGTCCGCTGCTCACCGGCcttgaccagctgcagagtTG GTTCACTCTGACGGCGCAGAGTCTGTTCCAGCTCAAGCGGCAACTGGACAAGCTCGGCGAGCTGGTTTTGAAAGTCACCTACGAGAGCGACCCCATCCCCGCGCAGAAGCCTCGCATGGAGGAACGCCTCAAATGCCTCATCTATCACATCATCAAGAA TTCCTTTGTGGTGGAGCAGCAGCCCTGCATGGCCACGCATCCGCAGAAACCGCTGGTCATCAAGACCGGGGTGCAGTTCATCACGAAAGTCAG GCTCCTGGTGAAACTTCCAGCGGTGGATTATCAGCTCAAAGTGAAAACAACGTTTGACAA GGACCTCCCCCCCGGCCGTGT TCGCCAGTTTTTCATCGTGACCAATACCACCAAAGTCATGGACGTGGACGAGGTCAACGGCTGCCTTTCCGCCGAGTTCCGACACGGG ctgaaggagaagaagTGCGGCAATTCCGCGAAGAGCAAAGAG AGTCTGCTTTTTGTAACAGAAGAGCTTCACTCTCTGAGTTTTGAGGCCCACTTGACAACGCAGGGCCTCAACATTGACTTGGAG ACGTGTTCCCTGCCCCTGGTGGTCATTTCCAACGGGATTCAGATGCCGGGCGCCTGGGCCTCCATCATGTGGTTCAACCTTTTGAGTCACGAGCCCCAG AATTTGGCCTTTTTTGGCAGTCCGCCGCCAGCCACCTGGGCTCAGCTGTCTGAGGTTCTTAGCTGGCAGTTCTGCACTAACTCCGCTCAGGGTCTCAACAAGGAACAGATTGACATGTTGGGAGAAAAGCTTCTTG GTCAACACTGCTCCAATAGTGACCAAGTCCACTGGTCCAAGTTTTCCAAG GAGAATATTCCAGGCAAGCCTTTCAGTTTCTGGGTATGGCTGGACTCTATTCTGGAATTGATCAGGAAGCACTTGCTGCCTGTGTGGAACCAAAA ctACATCATGGGATTTGTGAGTAAAGAGAAAGAGCGCACTCTGTTGCGGGAGAAGGAGTCGGGCACCTTCCTCCTGCGCTTCAGCGAGAGCCATCTTGGAGGAATCACCTTCACCTGGGTGCAGCTTGGCGACAACG GAGAAGCGACGTTCAACTCAGTTGAGCCGTACACCAAAAGCTTGCTGAGCACGCTCCCCTTTCCTGACATCATCCGGAACTACAAAGTGATCTCCGATGGGCTGGTCCCCACCAACCCGCTCAAGTTCCTCTATCCTGACATTCCTAAAGATAAGGCCTTTGGGCAGCTTTACAACAATCTACCAAGCAAAG CTAATCCATACATACCGTCCACTCTGATCCCCTGCTCGGAAATGCG CAGCTCCAACGTGAGCCCCCCGTCGGCCCCTTGTGATTCGCCCGAGCCACCCATGACCCCGGGAGAGTTTGACATGCTTAACCAGACCCTGTGCTTCGACATGGACGTT atgAATTCTCCCTATTGA
- the stat4 gene encoding signal transducer and activator of transcription 4 isoform X1, translating to MSQWKQIQQLEMRLLERVDELYDDNFPMDIRQGLACWIEAQDWESASANVSMAAVLYSNMLSQVEVALSQELNFLHRHNMRITQQHLQMKYASNPVAMSREIANCLEEERRILSSACMQQQSPLEKSLQLQNSAVLERQKNLDHRLGMIRTGVQIMEQGVKCIENMQDDFDFRYKTLQSREPSERNSELMKQEVTRLQEILNRLDFKRKETLSKMAVVIQEIDDLMSSQLSVELRDWKRQQQLAVIGSPLLTGLDQLQSWFTLTAQSLFQLKRQLDKLGELVLKVTYESDPIPAQKPRMEERLKCLIYHIIKNSFVVEQQPCMATHPQKPLVIKTGVQFITKVRLLVKLPAVDYQLKVKTTFDKDLPPGRVSRQFFIVTNTTKVMDVDEVNGCLSAEFRHGLKEKKCGNSAKSKESLLFVTEELHSLSFEAHLTTQGLNIDLETCSLPLVVISNGIQMPGAWASIMWFNLLSHEPQNLAFFGSPPPATWAQLSEVLSWQFCTNSAQGLNKEQIDMLGEKLLGQHCSNSDQVHWSKFSKENIPGKPFSFWVWLDSILELIRKHLLPVWNQNYIMGFVSKEKERTLLREKESGTFLLRFSESHLGGITFTWVQLGDNGEATFNSVEPYTKSLLSTLPFPDIIRNYKVISDGLVPTNPLKFLYPDIPKDKAFGQLYNNLPSKANPYIPSTLIPCSEMRSSNVSPPSAPCDSPEPPMTPGEFDMLNQTLCFDMDVMNSPY from the exons ATGAGCCAGTGGAAGCAAATTCAGCAGCTGGAGATGAGACTGCTGGAGCGTGTGGATGAGTTGTATGATGATAATTTTCCGATGGACATCAGGCAGGGTCTGGCCTGTTGGATCGAGGCACAGGATTG GGAGTCGGCGTCTGCCAACGTCTCCATGGCGGCGGTGCTGTATTCCAACATGTTGTCCCAGGTGGAGGTGGCACTGTCTCAGGAGCTCAACTTCCTGCACAGACACAACATGAGGATTACGCAACAGCATTTACAG ATGAAATACGCCAGCAACCCGGTGGCCATGTCTAGAGAGATCGCCAACTGCCTCGAAGAAGAACGGCGGATCCTCTCCAGTGCTTGCATGCAGCAGCAG AGCCCACTGGAGAAATCACTACAACTGCAAAATTCGGCGGTCCTCGAGAGGCAAAAGAACTTGGACCACAGACTCGGGATGATCCGGACTGGTGTGCAG ATCATGGAGCAAGGAGTCAAGTGCATCGAGAACATGCAGGATGATTTTGATTTCCGCTACAAGACCCTGCAGTCTCGAG AGCCATCGGAGAGGAACTCTGAGTTGATGAAACAGGAAGTAACCAGACTACAGGAAATACTCAACAGACTCGATTTCAAAAGGAAG GAAACCTTGTCCAAGATGGCCGTGGTCATCCAGGAGATCGACGACCTGATGAGTTCTCAGCTCAGCGTTGAGCTTCGGGACTGGAAGCGCCAACAGCAATTGGCCGTCATCGGGAGTCCGCTGCTCACCGGCcttgaccagctgcagagtTG GTTCACTCTGACGGCGCAGAGTCTGTTCCAGCTCAAGCGGCAACTGGACAAGCTCGGCGAGCTGGTTTTGAAAGTCACCTACGAGAGCGACCCCATCCCCGCGCAGAAGCCTCGCATGGAGGAACGCCTCAAATGCCTCATCTATCACATCATCAAGAA TTCCTTTGTGGTGGAGCAGCAGCCCTGCATGGCCACGCATCCGCAGAAACCGCTGGTCATCAAGACCGGGGTGCAGTTCATCACGAAAGTCAG GCTCCTGGTGAAACTTCCAGCGGTGGATTATCAGCTCAAAGTGAAAACAACGTTTGACAA GGACCTCCCCCCCGGCCGTGT AAGTCGCCAGTTTTTCATCGTGACCAATACCACCAAAGTCATGGACGTGGACGAGGTCAACGGCTGCCTTTCCGCCGAGTTCCGACACGGG ctgaaggagaagaagTGCGGCAATTCCGCGAAGAGCAAAGAG AGTCTGCTTTTTGTAACAGAAGAGCTTCACTCTCTGAGTTTTGAGGCCCACTTGACAACGCAGGGCCTCAACATTGACTTGGAG ACGTGTTCCCTGCCCCTGGTGGTCATTTCCAACGGGATTCAGATGCCGGGCGCCTGGGCCTCCATCATGTGGTTCAACCTTTTGAGTCACGAGCCCCAG AATTTGGCCTTTTTTGGCAGTCCGCCGCCAGCCACCTGGGCTCAGCTGTCTGAGGTTCTTAGCTGGCAGTTCTGCACTAACTCCGCTCAGGGTCTCAACAAGGAACAGATTGACATGTTGGGAGAAAAGCTTCTTG GTCAACACTGCTCCAATAGTGACCAAGTCCACTGGTCCAAGTTTTCCAAG GAGAATATTCCAGGCAAGCCTTTCAGTTTCTGGGTATGGCTGGACTCTATTCTGGAATTGATCAGGAAGCACTTGCTGCCTGTGTGGAACCAAAA ctACATCATGGGATTTGTGAGTAAAGAGAAAGAGCGCACTCTGTTGCGGGAGAAGGAGTCGGGCACCTTCCTCCTGCGCTTCAGCGAGAGCCATCTTGGAGGAATCACCTTCACCTGGGTGCAGCTTGGCGACAACG GAGAAGCGACGTTCAACTCAGTTGAGCCGTACACCAAAAGCTTGCTGAGCACGCTCCCCTTTCCTGACATCATCCGGAACTACAAAGTGATCTCCGATGGGCTGGTCCCCACCAACCCGCTCAAGTTCCTCTATCCTGACATTCCTAAAGATAAGGCCTTTGGGCAGCTTTACAACAATCTACCAAGCAAAG CTAATCCATACATACCGTCCACTCTGATCCCCTGCTCGGAAATGCG CAGCTCCAACGTGAGCCCCCCGTCGGCCCCTTGTGATTCGCCCGAGCCACCCATGACCCCGGGAGAGTTTGACATGCTTAACCAGACCCTGTGCTTCGACATGGACGTT atgAATTCTCCCTATTGA